One stretch of Tribolium castaneum strain GA2 chromosome 5, icTriCast1.1, whole genome shotgun sequence DNA includes these proteins:
- the LOC100142081 gene encoding uncharacterized protein LOC100142081, producing MSINVTVSGNPVRINRGKMVTSYDPVKAEFDKRRLMRLEQVRQQSKDIAENVRNKLKKEKSKQLSQIEKDGEVRLKNWQARKLLELQNQYQEAIEEIGLGHKEAARVAAEEEAFFEDEEVRERVAEERGREAVQRLQIERNEESLKRAVPVQRKKLTRDEENSRSNAVVKKVKQKQSPFKKKKTQVFDSDSENRVPLLEGLGGDSDWNSDLGGTRRVTGARKVATEVQTSPTIFEIPTSDKAAQTNIHESAFPSTSEFPYDTRISERIKRRAILKPETDYCNFAEKEVPRVIGLCPCCLCHGKHLHGVEPVTIDDRPDVRATSAITVRDEGKSEKGQAETHPQNLDDVSESTVPQKTNATSKEDLSLRQSRRVPQRPEQVTKPKPDIPTKPKVTLKSTKKRPENVASGSGPQKVQFYDHPNRYTKFYVPKTSHVEKIDDENIIISPNVLSEEEMYEKMRQRDREAHLRGQVALEKERIQREYRDLMKKLPVLQKQERIAEIGLDKEKYHMSGDRLEELEKRRQNRLDNAYEELLVSQKPALVTLPRKNDDRSENHSLNLAWDVDFEPKSSTNHNRTEQLSHLLTTLKSQKSHLLKEIENTLSKESSSQFDEVKSKSTDYPRRKRSRDDRPISPTTSDVIPEEETTTVKTKPGRKSTTGAPSPRKKRKTSRKVLVKQNSSTQTSPKSGRSVATSPHVNTPVEDSCKCSKKDSSEEVCEVVIKIKDGEKPEVVVQPPFSEKSVKVVTEVEEGKDVERPASWREELTRTASSSSTSYLEPPQSGRSDSILKKIGDMSRTMDSTVSSGASGKQLDPRLLVYIKKLLNMSRASIDDLTISASDVSTPSHSVVETPSNNPLLKLLNVMKYYNLDVADLQKQLSYETDDSGRHYNTSESIAVTTSTSEGDKSVQFKSCTEVDTSSKVEGRKIQDYANMAASCTKKISSLTAMIEKLRAEKKKMMSSGSSGSDKDLTLTSYLQLPDKSPKQDEIDAKLLDIDYNYAEKLKQLSREELQVEKQKVEVREPTDQELLTRLKSLLQDSNSKNKDKRAVESTKKFLQKIDDTCVTLINEKKLFEDKQEDRTVGQVSEKTSVSLKDDKTPQSFPLLLDIPKLPRLEAPSLEKKRKKRPPPTKTLRPIPEPVVPHELSTIIEADSQLSAKAESPVKPKGRPGSSGSKSGDVPDILTEVVKDKSSTNSSDLSEMETMETMLMSIGMEWAIPTLKKTREALALTSSSSGSKESGELSLREFLSKISSSSDVMSASDSQGMSLIHDDNRMTSTPIAGYGEKKDGQPIFLTDSDLSSVKENSGRAKDVEQRFFELQDHSGKKE from the exons ATGTCCATCAACGTGACTGTCTCCGGGAACCCTGTGCGTATAAATCGCGGCAAAATGGTGACTTCTTACGACCCCGTGAAGGCCGAATTCGACAAACGCCGTTTGATGCGTCTTGAACAAGTCCGCCAGCAGTCCAAAGACATTGCTGAGAATGTGCGTAATAAACTGAAGAAGGAGAAAAGCAAGCAATTGTCGCAAATTGAGAAAGACGGGGAGGTCAGGCTGAAAAACTGGCAAGCGCGGAAATTGCTAGAATTGCAAAATCAGTATCAAGAGGCGATTGAGGAGATCGGGTTGGGGCACAAGGAGGCGGCGAGGGTTGCCGCCGAAGAAGAGGCGTTTTTTGAAGACGAGGAGGTCAGGGAGAGGGTTGCAGAGGAGCGGGGGCGGGAAGCGGTTCAAAGGTTGCAAATTGAGCGCAATGAGGAGAGTTTGAAAAGGGCTGTGCCTGTTCAGAGGAAGAAATTGACACGAGATGAGGAAAATAGTCGGTCAAATGctgttgtaaaaaaagtaaaacaaaagcAAAGTCCCTTCAAGAAGAAAAAGACACAAGTTTTTGATTCAGATAGTGAGAATCGGGTGCCGCTGCTGGAGGGGTTGGGGGGCGATTCTGACTGGAATTCTGATCTGGGGGGCACGAGGAGGGTCACCGGTGCGCGGAAAGTGGCCACGGAGGTGCAAACAAGTCCCACAATTTTTGAAA tTCCGACAAGTGATAAAGCCGCACAAACGAATATTCACGAAAGTGCTTTTCCAAGCACATCCGAATTTCCTTACGACACTCGAATTTCCGAACGAATAAAACGCCGAGCGATCCTTAAACCGGAAACGGATTATTGCAATTTTGCCGAAAAGGAAGTTCCCCGAGTAATTGGTTTGTGTCCGTGCTGTTTATGTCACGGGAAACACCTCCATGGTGTTGAACCGGTAACAATTGACGATCGACCTGACGTTCGGGCCACATCGGCAATTACCGTGAGAGATGAGGGAAAATCGGAAAAGGGCCAAGCGGAGACGCACCCTCAAAACCTGGACGATGTATCTGAGAGTACAGTCCCTCAAAAAACAAATGCTACGAGCAAAGAGGATTTAAGTTTGAGGCAAAGCAGGCGTGTGCCTCAAAGGCCGGAACAAGTGACTAAGCCTAAACCAGACATTCCGACAAAACCGAAAGTCACATTGAAATCGACCAAAAAGCGGCCCGAGAATGTGGCAAGTGGTTCAGGCCCTCAAAAAGTGCAATTTTACGACCATCCGAACCGTTACACAAAGTTCTACGTCCCGAAAACATCACACGTAGAAAAAATCGACGAcgaaaatattataatttcgCCGAATGTCTTAAGCGAGGAAGAAATGTACGAAAAGATGCGCCAGCGAGACCGTGAGGCGCACCTCCGAGGCCAAGTGGCTTTGGAAAAAGAGCGAATCCAAAGGGAGTATCGCGACTTGATGAAAAAACTCccagttttacaaaaacaagAGCGCATCGCGGAGATCGGCCTCGATAAAGAGAAGTACCACATGTCAGGGGATCGATTAGAAGAGTTGGAAAAGAGGAGACAAAACAGACTTGATAACGCCTATGAGGAATTACTAGTGAGTCAAAAGCCGGCTCTTGTGACACTTCCGCGAAAAAATGACGATCGGAGTGAAAATCATAGTTTAAATCTAGCCTGGGATGTCGATTTCGAGCCCAAAAGTTCAACCAATCACAACCGTACTGAACAACTGAGTCACTTAttaacgactctgaagtcgcAAAAAAGTCACTTACTCAAAGAAATCGAAAATACTCTATCGAAAGAAAGCTCGAGTCAGTTCGACGAAGTCAAGTCGAAGTCGACCGATTACCCCCGACGGAAACGAAGTCGGGACGACCGCCCGATTTCCCCCACCACCAGCGATGTGATCCCTGAAGAGGAAACCACAACGGTCAAGACGAAACCGGGCCGCAAAAGCACCACTGGTGCCCCCAGTCCCCGCAAAAAGCGCAAAACTTCGCGAAAAGTCCTCGTGAAGCAAAACAGCAGCACCCAAACCAGCCCCAAGTCGGGCCGAAGTGTGGCCACCTCGCCCCATGTGAACACCCCGGTTGAAGATTCGTGCAAATGCTCCAAGAAAGACAGTTCGGAGGAAGTCTGCGAGGTGGTGATTAAAATCAAAGACGGGGAAAAACCGGAAGTTGTAGTCCAGCCGCCTTTTTCGGAGAAGAGTGTTAAAGTGGTTACGGAAGTCGAGGAGGGAAAAGACGTTGAAAGGCCGGCGTCGTGGCGCGAGGAGTTGACCAGGACTGCGTCCAGTTCCAGCACTTCGTACTTAGAGCCCCCACAGTCGGGGCGCAGTgactcaattttgaaaaaaatcggggATATGTCACGGACTATGGATAGTACGGTGTCAAGCGGAGCGAGTGGCAAACAGCTCGATCCCCGACTTTtggtttacattaaaaaattgctgaatATGTCGAGGGCTAGTATTGACGATTTGACGATCAGTGCAAGTGACGTGTCCACACCCAGCCACAGTGTGGTCGAAACGCCGTCCAACAATCCGCTTTTGAAACTCTTAAATGTTATGAAATACTACAATTTGGACGTTGCTGACTTGCAAAAGCAATTGAGTTACGAGACTGACGACAGTGGTCGGCATTACAACACTAGTGAGAGTATTGCTGTAACGACAAGCACCTCCGAGGGTGACAAGTCAGTACAGTTTAAGTCGTGTACAGAGGTGGACACAAGTAGTAAAGTCGAAGGGAGGAAAATACAGGACTATGCCAATATGGCGGCATCTTGTACGAAAAAAATCTCAAGCTTGACGGCAATGATTGAAAAATTGCGTGCCGAGAAGAAGAAAATGATGAGTTCGGGAAGTAGTGGCAGTGATAAGGACTTAACCCTCACTTCATATTTGCAATTACCGGACAAGAGCCCGAAACAAGACGAGATTGACGCTAAACTGCTAGATATCGACTATAACTATgccgaaaaattaaaacagttgAGTCGAGAGGAACTACAAGTTGAGAAACAGAAAGTCGAAGTGAGGGAACCCACAGATCAGGAGCTTCTGACACGACTGAAAAGCCTGTTGCAGGATAGTaatagcaaaaataaagacaaacgTGCCGTAGAAAGCACCAagaaatttttgcagaaaatcgACGACACGTGTGTGACACTAATCAacgaaaaaaagttatttgaaGACAAGCAAGAGGACAGGACTGTCGGTCAAGTGTCCGAAAAAACCTCAGTCAGTTTAAAAGACGACAAAACCCCTCAATCATTTCCCCTACTTTTGGACATCCCAAAACTCCCCCGTCTCGAGGCACCGTCACTCgagaaaaagcgaaaaaagCGCCCCCCGCCTACTAAAACCCTGCGCCCCATTCCCGAGCCTGTCGTTCCGCACGAACTGTCGACGATAATCGAAGCCGATAGTCAGCTGTCGGCCAAAGCCGAAAGCCCCGTCAAACCCAAGGGGAGACCCGGTTCTAGTGGTTCCAAGTCCGGTGACGTCCCTGATATTTTAACCGAGGTGGTCAAAGACAAGTCGTCGACTAATTCGAGCGACTTGTCCGAAATGGAGACAATGGAGACCATGTTGATGAGTATCGGAATGGAGTGGGCGATTCCCACGTTAAAGAAAACGCGCGAAGCGTTAGCGTTGACGTCAAGCTCCAGCGGGTCCAAGGAGAGTGGGGAATTGAGTTTGAGGGAGTTTTTGAGTAAGATTTCAAGCAGTTCGGATGTAATGTCGGCGAGTGACTCACAAGGGATGTCGCTGATTCATGACGATAATAGGATGACGTCGACGCCGATTGCAGGGTACGGGGAGAAAAAAGACGGACAGCCGATTTTTTTGACGGATTCGGACCTTAGTTCGGTTAAGGAGAATTCAGGAAGGGCCAAGGATGTGGAACAAAGGTTTTTCGAATTGCAGGATCACTCGGGAAAGAAGGAATGA